In one Juglans regia cultivar Chandler chromosome 11, Walnut 2.0, whole genome shotgun sequence genomic region, the following are encoded:
- the LOC109014134 gene encoding heterogeneous nuclear ribonucleoprotein H2 isoform X1, which produces MYGPRGAMLGSGGVSDGYEVGSKRQRMMESNPYFAVSSGTSGFQPYGYGGGFQPPPFPVIRLRGLPFNCTDIDIFKFFAGLDIVDVLLVNKSGRFSGEAFVVFAGSMQVEFALQRDRQSMGRRYVEVFRCKRQDYYNAVAAEINYEGIYDNDYHGSPPPARSKRFSDKDQLEYTEILKMRGLPFSVKKPEIVEFFQDFKLIEERIHVACRPDGKATGEAYVEFASAEEAKRAMGKDKMTIGSRYVELFPSTPDEARRAESRSRQ; this is translated from the exons ATGTACGGACCGAGAGG GGCAATGTTGGGAAGCGGGGGGGTTTCGGACGGGTACGAGGTCGGCTCAAAGAGACAAAGAATGATGGAATCCAATCCCTACTTCGCAGTGAGCAGTGGCACAAGTGGCTTTCAACCTTATGGCTATGGTGGCGGCTTTCAACCCCCTCCCTTTCCAGTGATTCGGCTCAGGGGGCTTCCCTTCAACTGCACCGACATTGACATTTTCAAGTTCTTTGCTGGACTGGACATTGTGGATGTTCTGCTTGTCAACAAGAGTGGACGGTTCTCGGGAGAAGCCTTTGTTGTCTTCGCGGGATCAATGCAGGTTGAGTTTGCTTTACAAAGAGATCGGCAGAGCATGGGTCGGAGGTATGTGGAAGTTTTCAGATGCAAGAGGCAGGATTACTACAATGCTGTTGCTGCAGAGATAAACTATGAAGGAATTTACGATAATGACTATCATGGAAGCCCTCCTCCAGCTCGATCAAAGAGGTTCAGTGACAAGGACCAGCTGGAATACACTGAAATATTGAAGATGCGTGGCCTCCCCTTTTCAGTGAAAAAACCCgaaattgttgaatttttcCAGGATTTCAAGCTGATAGAAGAAAGGATACACGTTGCATGCCGTCCTGATGGGAAAGCTACTGGAGAGGCGTATGTAGAGTTTGCTTCTGCAGAGGAGGCTAAGAGAGCTATGGGCAAAGACAAGATGACAATTGGGTCTAGATATGTGGAGCTGTTTCCTTCAACACCAGACGAAGCAAGACGGGCTGAGTCAAGATCCCGACAGTGA
- the LOC109014134 gene encoding heterogeneous nuclear ribonucleoprotein F isoform X2 codes for MQVEFALQRDRQSMGRRYVEVFRCKRQDYYNAVAAEINYEGIYDNDYHGSPPPARSKRFSDKDQLEYTEILKMRGLPFSVKKPEIVEFFQDFKLIEERIHVACRPDGKATGEAYVEFASAEEAKRAMGKDKMTIGSRYVELFPSTPDEARRAESRSRQ; via the coding sequence ATGCAGGTTGAGTTTGCTTTACAAAGAGATCGGCAGAGCATGGGTCGGAGGTATGTGGAAGTTTTCAGATGCAAGAGGCAGGATTACTACAATGCTGTTGCTGCAGAGATAAACTATGAAGGAATTTACGATAATGACTATCATGGAAGCCCTCCTCCAGCTCGATCAAAGAGGTTCAGTGACAAGGACCAGCTGGAATACACTGAAATATTGAAGATGCGTGGCCTCCCCTTTTCAGTGAAAAAACCCgaaattgttgaatttttcCAGGATTTCAAGCTGATAGAAGAAAGGATACACGTTGCATGCCGTCCTGATGGGAAAGCTACTGGAGAGGCGTATGTAGAGTTTGCTTCTGCAGAGGAGGCTAAGAGAGCTATGGGCAAAGACAAGATGACAATTGGGTCTAGATATGTGGAGCTGTTTCCTTCAACACCAGACGAAGCAAGACGGGCTGAGTCAAGATCCCGACAGTGA